One window of Bos indicus isolate NIAB-ARS_2022 breed Sahiwal x Tharparkar chromosome 18, NIAB-ARS_B.indTharparkar_mat_pri_1.0, whole genome shotgun sequence genomic DNA carries:
- the CHD9NB gene encoding CHD9 neighbor protein, translating to MGCHSSKSTEVAGESQKPAEQPEGEEPNLGAGPEAGDSRDTSLKDGAPEQKN from the coding sequence ATGGGGTGCCACTCCAGCAAGAGCACCGAGGTGGCGGGGGAGTCCCAGAAACCCGCAGAGCAGCCCGAGGGAGAGGAGCCAAATCTGGGGGCTGGCCCAGAGGCCGGGGACAGCAGAGACACCTCCTTGAAGGATGGCGCCCCGGAGCAGAAGAACTGA